The genomic stretch AGACTATTAACAACATGGGTGAACGGGTTAATCATTGCTGCAATTCGGAATCCACCATGAAGTTGCTCAAAAGGTATTAATGCTGAACTGACAAAGAACAACGGCAAAGTGAACGTATTTATAAGTGCAATAAAAGAATTTTCATCTGGCAGCGTAAGGCTGATGGCATAAGACACAGCTGCTACAAATGCCACCGACAGAAACAGCAATACAGCCATGGAAAGCATTCCACTTATTCCTAAAGCAATTCGTACGGACATTAGAAAAGCGATGCCCATTAAAATTGCAATTTGGATAAATGATAGAACAGCGGCATCTAAAATATGAGCAAGTATAACAGAGCTCCTTCTCACGGGGGAAATCATAATCCGGTAGAAACTGCCTCCTGTTTTCAATGAATAATTGGCGATTCCGCTTACCCCGGAGCTGGACAGTACCCCCATGACCAGTATGCCGGGCAGAATAAAAGCAGTGTAATTTTCTTCTGCTTTACCGCCGCTAAATATAGTGCTGAACAATAAAAGCCAAATGAGAGGCTGAACCAATGTCATAATAATAGTTACCGGATTTTGAAAGCGCCATTTTACGCTTCTCCAAAAAAGATTATAAGTTTGCATTTCGAACGCTCCCATCATTTTTTTGTGTAAGAGACAGAAAGATATCATCAAGGCTGGGTGTTACAACTCCAATTGCGGAGTAATGAATTCGTTTATCTGACATGAATTGATTCAGAGCGTAAAAGTCCTTTTTGGCGTCATACGTATTTGCATAAATGGTATTCTGCTCTTTTCGTATTCCTTTCACAAATGGCAGGGCTGAAATCTGCGCTGCTAATTCCTGTTGCCTTTCTGGATCATCCAAATCAATACGAACAATATTTTTGCGGGTATGTTCTCGTAAATGTTCCGGTGTATCCTGCACCAGTTCATGCCCTTCCTTCATAATACATACCGTATCACTTAACATATCGGCTTCTTCTAAATAATGAGTTGTCAGAAAAACGGTTGTGCCAAACTGGGTTTTGATTGTTTTAACGACTTCCCACATGGCTTTACGTGATTCAATATCCATTCCTACAGTTGGTTCGTCAAGGAATAGAATCTTGGGATATGACATCATACTCATGGCAATATCCAAACGCCGTTTTACACCTCCGGAATATGCTGTTACCCTGTACTTTTCATATTCTTTTAAGCTAAATGTGTCAATAAGAGCGTCCATGCGCTTGTTTGCAGTCATTCTGTCCAGCTTGTGAAGTCGGCTTTGGAACAGCATGTTTTCCCGCAGGGACAAGTGATCGTCAATGGATACCTTTTGAGCAACGCAGGAAATATCAGCTCTAACAAATTTCTGCTCTGTAATTGCATCATGACCTAGAACCGATACCCGCCCGCTTGTAGGTTTCAGAAACGTTGTCAGGATATTAATTAATGTCGTTTTACCCGCTCCATTCGGCCCCAGCAAAGAAAATATTTCTCCTGTTGAAACTGTAATGCTTACATTGTCAAGCGCCATTTTACCGCTTGCGTATTCTTTTGATAGATTACTAACTGAAATAGCCTCCAAATTTATACCTCCTTTTCTCTTTGTACTAAGCGTACAGTATCGTACGGTGCTAGAGTCAATAGGCATAAAAAAATTTATGTAACAAAAAAATCGCTGCTTATTCAGCAACGATAATAATGAACACGCTATTTGCTTCTAATTGGGAAACATACTTCTGTAATCAGATTGGCCGGGTCAGGTTCAGTTTCAGGAGAGACATGATAGATATTGAAGATTGGACCATCAAATTCATAACCATTTTCTGAAATCCAATTTGCAATTGCTTCATTTGCTTCGACAAGTTGAATGTAACCACCCTTGTAAGTTAATGTCGCGGCGGTAATCACAGGAACGTTTTTGAATTTTACAATATCTGTACTTCTATAATTTCCAACAACAGCTCTCTGAACTTCTACATCAATTTCATGTTCTACAAATCCTTCATTATGGAAGATTGCAATGTTGTAGCTTGGATTAGCAAACTGTATGTTTTGTTCCTCAATATTCTCCGACAATTCCTTCCACAAAATACCCTCCTGATTGTATGCGGCAATTGTACTGCGATAACTTATGACATTTCTTTTAGGAATTTCCTTAATTGCTATGTTAAATCTGGAAAGTGAGGAACTCTTGTTAAGACCCTTTATAGTTGTTTGAAGCAACAGTAATTGCTTTTGCATTATCTCAATTTCTTCTTGTTTTTGAGCGGCTTGAAGAGTCAAATATCGTTTTAGGCTATCCTCATTATTGTACTCCGATAGGATATCCTTAATAATGGATAACCCAAACCCCATATTTTTTAGCGCCTGTATGCGATTGGCAATAGGGAGCTGTTCTTCGCTGTAATAGCGGTAACCTGTAAACTCATCAACATATACCGGAATGAGCAATCCTATTTCATTGTAGTGCCGGAGCATAAAAATACTTATCTTTGATAATGCTGAAAAATCTCCAATTTTAAGCATAAATACCACCTCCATGTAATTAATCCAACTGTATCTATTTATCATAAACTATAGCACTATGCTAGAGTCAATAGTTCTACAATACATTTCATAAATTCTCTGTTTGTTTGATTTCTATCTCATTGTATTGGTGTTTCAATTACTTCCTATCTTTTCCTGGCCATATAGCAGATAAGTCCAATCAAGCTAAAACAACAATAAATTATCGTACAAATTGAAAGGAAGCGTATCATTCGGATTGAACGATACGCTTCCTTTCTTACACATCTTACTTGGCAGTGCCCATAAACAGTTTTTAATTTATACTGTCTTATATAGGACCGTCAGTTTTTTAGAAAATATACTTTTAATCAATCCCAACCATTACAGAAGTCGCTTTAATGATGGCATAGGCATCCTTTCCGACTTCCAGTTCTAAGTCCTTCACCGCCGCCATGGAAACTGTGGACGATACGATATTGCCGCCGCCGATATCAATGGTTACAATGGCGTTTACCGCACCTGTTTCAATTCCTACAACTTTTCCCTTAAACTGATTTCTTGCACTGAGTTTCATCTCATATGCCTCCTCTCATCCAATCCTGGCCTGTGGAAATATACTTCGGTATACCTTTACACCCGGTAAAACGAGGCGTGTTCTGCCAAAAAAGCATGGCAGGAAAGTGGAAATATATAGAAGTAATTATGAATTGTAAGCCAGAAGATTATACTGCTTTTTCATAAAATGATTGTAAGCATTTCTATACTCATTGTCAACCGGTTCTCACAAACACTAAAGCAAAAGCAGGAGGTCTTCCTTGGGAAACTTAATAAATGGCGGAATATTTTGAAGCTTTCCTTCCTCAAAGTCCATTTTATCCTGGACCCACCAGATCTTTGAGGAGGTTTTATCGTCTGAGTTCTGGAACAGGTACTGCCTTTGGAAAGGCGTATCGGCAAACCCAGCCAATTCAATTCCCATGACATTTTCCTCCGACCGTTCCTGAACCGGAATCAGGTTATGGCCCCGGATTCCTACGTACCTGACGGAATCTCCGATTTTCTCCTCTGTTTTAAGCTTTATCTTCCATTCACAGGCATAAAGCTCATAATCACTTATTTTCTCTATGGATGATATATTTTTGCAGCCGGTCAGCTTTGCTGCTTCCATTCTTTCCGGTCTGCGGAAAATATCTTTTGTGCAGCCTTTTAATATGGTTTTTCCTTCTGAAAGGAGCATCATATGATCACAGAATTTGTAGATTTCATCTCTGGAATGGGATACCATGAGTACATCGCCGTTATATTCCCTGATCAGTTCCAGCATTTCCATCTGAAGCGTATCCTTTAAAAAGCCATCCAATGCAGAAAACGGCTCATCTAACATAATAATATCCGGCTTGTATAAAAGCATGCGGGCAAGGGCCACTCTTTGCTGCTGCCCTCCCGACAGCTGGGAGGGATATCTTTTTTCCAGGCCTTCCAGCTGAAAGCGCCTTAGCTGTTCAGCGACAAGGGGAAGCTTATCCCGTTTTTTTCCCGGAATCACGATACTTAAGTTTTCTTCTACCGTCATGGTGGGAAACAGGGCATAGTTCTGAAACAGGTAGCCGGTACGGCGTTCTCTGGCAGGCAGATTGATCCCCTTTTCCGAATCAAACAATACCTTCCCGTTTAAAACGATCCGGCCTTGATCCGGTTTTTCAATTCCTGCCACACATTTTAAAGTCATGCTTTTCCCGCAGCCTGAGGCTCCTAAGATCCCCATGCAGCCAGCCTCAGTTTCAAATTCCACATTTAATTCAAATCCTGAAAACTTTTTTCGGATGTTTACCTGCAATGCCATATTAAATCCACCTGTTCACATGTTTCATATTTTTTCCGGATATATAATTTATAACAGCAACAATAAAAAAAGACAAGATTACAATGACACATACCCAGAATCCAGCCGTATCCCAGTTTCCTGCCGCAACTTCGGAAGCAATTGCAACGGAAACCGTTCTGGTCTTTCCCAGGATGTTTCCTGCCAGCATGGCGGTCGCCCCGTATTCTCCGATGGCTCTGGCAAAGGCGAGTACGGTTCCGGAAGCCAGCCCAGGAGCTGCAATGGGAACGATGATTTTCCAGAAAATCTTCCTCTCCGACAGCCCCAGGGTCCTTCCCGCATGGATCATGTCAACGTCCACCTGCTCAAAAGCTGCCCTCGCATTCCGGTACATCAAGGGAAATGCGATAACAAAAGCAGCTATGACACAGCCTGGCCATGTCTGTACCATCTTTATATTAAATTCCTCAAAAAGAAATTTGCCGAAGGGTCTCCGAAGGCTGAAGATCAACAGAAGAAAGAACCCGGCCACAGTAGGCGGGAGTACCAATGGCAATGTTAAGATACCATCTACAATGGATTTTGCCGTGTTGTTCAGCTTCATAATCAGCCTTGCGGCGCTTATCCCCAGAAAAAATGTCAGCACCGTTGCCAGAATCCCCGTTTTAAAAGAAATAAAAAGGGGACTCCAATCTATTGTTTTCATCAGTTCAAGCATAGATTTTCACCCCCTTTTTTATGTATTATTTATTTAGAAGATTTTGCGAATCCGGCATCCGTAAACAGCTTCATAACCCCTTCATCGTTTACCAGAAACTCTTTAAAATCAGCGGCTGCCTTTGCCTGCCCTTCTGATGCCTCATTGTCAATGATCAGGCCTACCGGATAAACAGCAGGATCGATCATGGTATTATCTGCTTCAGCAATGATTTCAACCTTGTCCGCCATAGAAGCCGCATCAGTTGCATAAACAACTCCAACTTCGTTGCTTCCTTCTGCAACAGCTGTCAGAACAGCAGTAACATTGGCGCCTTCGTTAATTTCCATCTTCATTACCTGATCAAGGGTTCCCAGATTGGTGAACAGCTTTCTTGCATACTGGCCTACAGGCACATCCTCTCCTGCGAGAGCAAGGCTTGATGCCTTAGTAATATTGTCAAAGCCGGTTACTTCAGTTTTCCCATCCTTTGGCTTAATGAGAACAATCTTATTCTCAAGAAGGTTGCTGATGGAGCCGTCTACTACAAATCCGCCATCCTTTAACGCATCCATCTGCTTTGTTGCCGCAGAAAAGAAAATGTCACACTGGGCGCCTTCTTCGATCTGAGTCTGAAGAGTGCCTGAGCTGTCTGCATTGTATATTATGTTTACATTTGGATGATCTTTTTCATAAGTTTCCTTGATCTTTTCCATTGCGTTTTTTAAGCTGGCTGCAATAAAGACATAAAGGTCTTCCTTCTCTGCCTTTGCCTCGGTGGTTTCTTCTGCCTTCGTAGTTTCCTCAGCTTTACTGGTATCCTCCGCTGCAGTTGTCTGATCCGCCTGCGTAGCCTTTGTACCGGTTGAACCGCACCCCGCAACCGTACCGGCAGCAAACATTGCTGCCAACATTACTGCCAGTAATTTCTTTCCTTGTTTCATAATACTTCCTCCTGGTTTTGAACAACAAGTTGTTCATTTTAATTATGTTTTGTTGGGTTTTGTCCCGTTTGGTAATTACCAATTCATTTTAGATGAAATTTTAAGGAATGTCAATGCCAATCTAATTATATAATAACATCGGGATTTAAACCGGCTTTTACAGCTTTGATTGACATTGAAATGAAATATGCTATAACTAAATATAACTGATGGAAGCCAAAAGAAATAAAGAGGAAACCGTATGGAAAAAATATATACCACCCAGGAAGTCGCCGATCAGCTTAAAATCAAAAAATCTACTGTTTATGAATTGATAAAAAGAGGAGAATTAAGGGCAAATAAGGTAGGCAAGCAGATAAGGATCAGCCAGGAACAGCTGGATGAATACTTAAAGGTTCCAAACTGCAGCTCTTTCCAGGCAGATGAGCCTCTTCCCGGGATCATGGATATCCCTCTGTTTACCGCTGATTCCGCGATCCGGCAGATGGATTACCTTCTTAACGCCAGCGGCCTGATCATAAGCAGTCAGGAATCCAGAGTTGTGGAATTGCTTCGCAGTCAGCTGAGCCTGCGTCCGGACAGCCTTCCCATCCTGCATTCCTATATGAATGAATATAACAGCCTGTATTCCCTGTACTATGAAAAGACCCATATGGCCCTCACCTCTTTCTGCACCAGCCGGGAAGGACAGGAAATCCAGCAGATCCAAAGCCTGCTGCCAGGAAAGGAAGCAGTAATCATCCATATCTGCAGCCTTCAGGCAGGTTTTTATATCAGAAAAGGAAATCCAAAGGGCATACACACCTTAAAGGATATATGCCGGCCGGATATCCGGTTCATAAACAGGGAGAAAGGAAACGGGTACCGGATCTATCTGGACTCCAGCCTTTCAGCCCAAAGCATTGAAAAAACCGATATTCCCGGATACAAGAAAGAATGCCTCTCCCATATGTCAGCCGCAAATGCAGTCGCATCGGGAGCCGCTGATGCGGGCATCGGCGATATCTCCCACCTGGCTGCATACCCGCAGCTTGATTATATCCCGTTGTCCTCTGCCTCCATGGACTTAGTCTTTTCTAAAGAAGTCCTGAACCATCCGGCCTTTCAAAGGATTGCCGATACGATAAGTTCCCAGGAATTTAAAAACAGTCTCCTTCCATTTAAGGGATATGAAATTGGTAAGACAGGTAATTGTACATTTGTGAATCGCTGACAACTTTTTCCAGGATATAAACTTTTCATAAAGATTTTAGTTGCACTCGCAACTAATTATGTGTTAAACTAGTCATGATCTAAAAAGAGTCTGCAGGCTCATGCACAATTCTGTGCAAATTATCATTCTTAAGAATCCCTATCATTAAAAACGGACAACAGGAGGTATCTCTTTGAATCAAAAATTAAAAGAAAAAATAGTAGAATCCCTATCATCTGTCCTGCCCGTTACATGTATCGTGTTGATCCTGTGCATAACCATCACTCCCATGCCACTTGACCCACTGATGCTGTTTCTGGTAGGTGCAACCCTTTTAACCGTTGGAATGGGCTTTTTTACACTTGGTGTCGACATGTCCATGATGATCATCGGGGAAAAAGCGGGTGCCCACCTGGCAAAATCAAAAAAGCTGCCGCTTATTGTTTTTGCCTGTTTTGTCATTGGTTTTATCATTACCATCGCAGAACCGGATCTTCAGGTCCTGGCGGGGCAGACGCCCGCAGTTCCTGACATGGTCCTGATCCTTTCTGTGGCCGGAGGAGTAGGGGTATTCCTGGCAATTGCATTTTTAAGAACCCTGTTTGGCTGGAGCTTATCCCATATCCTTATGATCTGCTATGCCATACTCTTTATTACATCTACTTTTGTACCAAAAGAATTTCTGGCTGTGGCCTTTGACTCCGGCGGAGTTACAACAGGCCCTATTACGGTGCCCTTTATCATGGCACTTG from Lacrimispora sphenoides JCM 1415 encodes the following:
- a CDS encoding MerR family transcriptional regulator produces the protein MLKIGDFSALSKISIFMLRHYNEIGLLIPVYVDEFTGYRYYSEEQLPIANRIQALKNMGFGLSIIKDILSEYNNEDSLKRYLTLQAAQKQEEIEIMQKQLLLLQTTIKGLNKSSSLSRFNIAIKEIPKRNVISYRSTIAAYNQEGILWKELSENIEEQNIQFANPSYNIAIFHNEGFVEHEIDVEVQRAVVGNYRSTDIVKFKNVPVITAATLTYKGGYIQLVEANEAIANWISENGYEFDGPIFNIYHVSPETEPDPANLITEVCFPIRSK
- the modB gene encoding molybdate ABC transporter permease subunit — its product is MLELMKTIDWSPLFISFKTGILATVLTFFLGISAARLIMKLNNTAKSIVDGILTLPLVLPPTVAGFFLLLIFSLRRPFGKFLFEEFNIKMVQTWPGCVIAAFVIAFPLMYRNARAAFEQVDVDMIHAGRTLGLSERKIFWKIIVPIAAPGLASGTVLAFARAIGEYGATAMLAGNILGKTRTVSVAIASEVAAGNWDTAGFWVCVIVILSFFIVAVINYISGKNMKHVNRWI
- a CDS encoding helix-turn-helix transcriptional regulator, whose translation is MEKIYTTQEVADQLKIKKSTVYELIKRGELRANKVGKQIRISQEQLDEYLKVPNCSSFQADEPLPGIMDIPLFTADSAIRQMDYLLNASGLIISSQESRVVELLRSQLSLRPDSLPILHSYMNEYNSLYSLYYEKTHMALTSFCTSREGQEIQQIQSLLPGKEAVIIHICSLQAGFYIRKGNPKGIHTLKDICRPDIRFINREKGNGYRIYLDSSLSAQSIEKTDIPGYKKECLSHMSAANAVASGAADAGIGDISHLAAYPQLDYIPLSSASMDLVFSKEVLNHPAFQRIADTISSQEFKNSLLPFKGYEIGKTGNCTFVNR
- a CDS encoding ABC transporter ATP-binding protein, which gives rise to MEAISVSNLSKEYASGKMALDNVSITVSTGEIFSLLGPNGAGKTTLINILTTFLKPTSGRVSVLGHDAITEQKFVRADISCVAQKVSIDDHLSLRENMLFQSRLHKLDRMTANKRMDALIDTFSLKEYEKYRVTAYSGGVKRRLDIAMSMMSYPKILFLDEPTVGMDIESRKAMWEVVKTIKTQFGTTVFLTTHYLEEADMLSDTVCIMKEGHELVQDTPEHLREHTRKNIVRIDLDDPERQQELAAQISALPFVKGIRKEQNTIYANTYDAKKDFYALNQFMSDKRIHYSAIGVVTPSLDDIFLSLTQKNDGSVRNANL
- a CDS encoding sulfate/molybdate ABC transporter ATP-binding protein, whose amino-acid sequence is MALQVNIRKKFSGFELNVEFETEAGCMGILGASGCGKSMTLKCVAGIEKPDQGRIVLNGKVLFDSEKGINLPARERRTGYLFQNYALFPTMTVEENLSIVIPGKKRDKLPLVAEQLRRFQLEGLEKRYPSQLSGGQQQRVALARMLLYKPDIIMLDEPFSALDGFLKDTLQMEMLELIREYNGDVLMVSHSRDEIYKFCDHMMLLSEGKTILKGCTKDIFRRPERMEAAKLTGCKNISSIEKISDYELYACEWKIKLKTEEKIGDSVRYVGIRGHNLIPVQERSEENVMGIELAGFADTPFQRQYLFQNSDDKTSSKIWWVQDKMDFEEGKLQNIPPFIKFPKEDLLLLL
- the modA gene encoding molybdate ABC transporter substrate-binding protein is translated as MKQGKKLLAVMLAAMFAAGTVAGCGSTGTKATQADQTTAAEDTSKAEETTKAEETTEAKAEKEDLYVFIAASLKNAMEKIKETYEKDHPNVNIIYNADSSGTLQTQIEEGAQCDIFFSAATKQMDALKDGGFVVDGSISNLLENKIVLIKPKDGKTEVTGFDNITKASSLALAGEDVPVGQYARKLFTNLGTLDQVMKMEINEGANVTAVLTAVAEGSNEVGVVYATDAASMADKVEIIAEADNTMIDPAVYPVGLIIDNEASEGQAKAAADFKEFLVNDEGVMKLFTDAGFAKSSK
- a CDS encoding ABC transporter permease; this translates as MQTYNLFWRSVKWRFQNPVTIIMTLVQPLIWLLLFSTIFSGGKAEENYTAFILPGILVMGVLSSSGVSGIANYSLKTGGSFYRIMISPVRRSSVILAHILDAAVLSFIQIAILMGIAFLMSVRIALGISGMLSMAVLLFLSVAFVAAVSYAISLTLPDENSFIALINTFTLPLFFVSSALIPFEQLHGGFRIAAMINPFTHVVNSLRMLVQGTMIDWFQFFSVVGLLLVLGAISFIAAVYSLKKDSY
- a CDS encoding TOBE domain-containing protein, translated to MKLSARNQFKGKVVGIETGAVNAIVTIDIGGGNIVSSTVSMAAVKDLELEVGKDAYAIIKATSVMVGID